The sequence below is a genomic window from Plasmodium coatneyi strain Hackeri chromosome 13, complete sequence.
cttTATCTTTAAGTACTTGATATAATTTTCTTACGTCCCATTGAGAACTATGGCAGAAGAAAATACACGTTAAATATGCAGTCAATTTGATGCACAAAtcagggcaaaaaaaaaaaagaaaaaaaaaaaaaaaaaaaatttcatcttTCCATTAGATTGTTGATGCGTACTTAGAAATGTTCACCCTGATTAGgcgaatttgaaaaaagggggggtaagGCAAAATGCATCCATAAGGCCGTAAACTGTCCCTTCAACGTTTGCGTTAAGGCATTATTCAGAAATAAGTACATAATGTACATTTGTCACGGTTGCCTTTTCGCCTCTTTAAGAACGCTCTAGATAGTTAAGCAAGCGTAGTGGCACACAGAACGTAGTCATTGTATTTTACGATCAGGGCTTTGCTACATATCAGAAATATTGATACTTTTTGAGAGTTCCTTTTTGGGGGGGCACACATACGATTCGTGGGCATTTATCTTTTCGAACCATTTTGATAATTCCCGTGTACACATCGGTTTAGTGCTTCCCCGTAGGAAAAAGCTACGTTAGGAAGTGGGGCAAAGTCGAAGCCACGAATACCACTTAGCATACCTCTTCGCACACCATTTTTGCCCAACAATGGAAGGCTTCGAAGAAATTGAGAACGCGTACAAGGAGATAGAGGAGGAGATAATAAAGACGGTGGAAGGGCTGTGCGGGGGCAATTACCTGCAAATCAAGGATGAAGTGATCATGCCACACATGAGCGAAAGCCTGATcaacaaaattattatgttgAACAGACACATCAACGATAACAGCAACGAGGAAGAATTCGAGAAAAAAGTGACGAACGAAAAGGTGATGCAGATAAATGACAAGTTGATATATCTAGTATGCGATTACTATatcaacaaaaaggagattGACAATTTAATTAACTTTACGTCCAGCAATGAGAACTATTTTAATGTGTTACCTCAAGCGAAAACAGCCAAGTTGATAAGGAACATTGTGGAGAAGATATCAAAAAAGATCAAGAACGTGAGTACgctgtatataatatttaaaaagtacaTGAATTGGGCatatgaaaagaaaaggaattttttaagATGCCGCATAGAAgtgaaaataattattttgtttatcCTAAAGCAGAAGTATAAAACGGCTCTGAGTTTAATCGAACGGTTGTTGAAGGAGGTGAAGAAAGTGGACGACAAGACGTTGTTACTCGAACTGTACATTGTGGAAACTAAAATTTACATGCTGCTAAAGAATTCGACCAAGATGAAAGCATCACTGACCTTTGCGAAGAACATTGCGAATACGATAAACACGGCTATTTATATAAATAGCGAAATAGACTTACTCTCTggaatattatttatatatgagAAGGATTACAGAAGTGCGTACATTTACTTGTACGAATGTTATGAAACGTTGTACacgtatatttataataGCCACAATAACACATTGGACTTTCTGAGCAAAAAGAATAACGACTTTTACGCGGTTATTATACATAACATAATTAACACAAGTACCATATCGTCGCAAAATAAGACGAAAAGTATAAGTCAAATTAGCCCGTTCTTACTGTCCTTTTACACCTTTTATGAGTACTACGATAGTAGTAACAGTATTCTCAATTTGGACGAAGCTAATATTTGCTCAGGAAATCCCAGCCTAATATACAGCGATGTGATATGTAGTATCAGCTCTAGTTACCAACAactggaggaagaaaaggtgtactGCATTACCAACCCAATTGAGCTAAATTATGAAATGGTTAAAAATTTGACTTTTGATAATTATGGCAATTTAATAGAAGCCAAATCGAGTACCAACATTGTGGATAATTCTGTTTTTACCTTTCCCGAAGGTACTTCTGTAAGTGGTAATTTTGGCATGAATTTAAATAtcgaaaatttaaaaattattgtcCCTTTGAAGTATATGcttttgtgcaaaattttggaaGAAAACAACAGGAAAGACAtcaataatattttatgtgaacagaataaattaaattacaTTCCAAATAAGGAAATTCAAATTTTGCTGGAAATATCCAAATGTTACGAGAACAGATCACTTGATATATTTGAGAATGTAATTAaagttaatatttttttgataaaTGTGGACAAAGTGATTTACAACTACTTGAAGGAGCTGTACGAATTGCTGCTCGagaagaatattttaaaaattatcgAAGCGTATAGCTGCATCGACTTGCACTATATCGGCCAGAAACTTAACCTAGACTTGGACAAAATTATCTCCAAGCTGTCTGAAATGATTTTGGACAAGAAGCTCAACGCCACGCTTGACCAGAACGTCGGAATTTTGATTCTCTATGAGGACATGCCCGAGACGAAGACGTACCAGAACGTTCTGGAAATCATAAACAATTTGACCGAGTCGGTCGATATACTTTACGAGAAGGCGCAGCTGACGGTGTAGCGGCGTTGCAGTGGTTTGATGTACTGACGGGGGCACACCAAATTTGTGAATGAGATGACGGGGGGTGCCGCCTTTTACAGAAGAACCGTGCACCCATGGAGAGGACGACTCATAGGTGTAGTTCTCCTTTTGAAGGGATCGATTTTTTAACAAGACAGTTGTGCGGTGCGCGTATATACTGTGCAGGTATGCACCGTGCATggtattaaattttttttttgcctttttcacATGCGTAGCGCAGTGTGTGTAGAAGCATTTGGGCTGCCCCAcctttttgcaatttttaaattttttctgcagtgtgttgcatttttccattccatactaaaaaaaacagtttaTAAAATATGCACCCGCGGGGAAGAGTCACCAAATGGTGaaataaaagtgaaaaaataataaaataataacatatgTGTGGTGAAGAAAAATCCACTTAAAGAGTACGCTGCTACGGGCGAGGTGTACGCGTGGGGTACTACTCGAGATACCAGAACATGGGTCCCTCTCCCTTGGATCCATCTGTCCTTGGGGGCATCCATGGGAACGACGTAGACTTGTTCTTTATTATGTAATTACTTCCGTACATGCACATGGTGCAGTAGAACAGAACGAATGACCATAAAAACCAGACAATTGATACCTCTACTTTGTTTGCATCTTTGAGGTGTTCCGCATCTGGAACGATTCTCTGTGGGTGTTTTTGTTTTAACCTGTTAAAGAGAATTAATCGAAAGACATCCGTTCGTTCAGGGCCATGAAAGGCACTTCCTCTGATCTTACTCGTTTTTGAATTACCCGCATTTAAATCATtcattgttattatttttccatgGTAAGAACCATTTAGGTATGTGAACATATCATCTTGAGCTTTACCAGCAAGTGGACTGAtcacttttgttttttccactGGTTTAATGATATCTAGCAAATTCGACGGTGCAATATATTTCCACTGGTTGTAGTCATGCCATTTTCCTAAGTAGATGTGATTTCCTCCTAGGTTCCTTCTTGTTATGTTGAAAAGGCCCGATGCCATTTTGGTCTCCTCGGGGGGTTCTTTCAGAGTGTGTGTTTCGCTGATGGGGGTAGCATAAAACCGGTGGTGATTTGCCCTTTGAAGTACCTCTATGGGCAGTTTTTCACTACTTCTTGTCTACTATTCTGACCGTTTTGGTTTGCTTTTTTATAAGTGCTCGTTGGCAATGTTGATTGATTACACTGGATGCCGCTCGTTCGGGACGCTTCTTACCTTTTGGCGAACACTTAAGGAGGCCTAAGTCGTTCCCCAAGCGCACACATACTTTTCCGTTAAAAAGTTGTTTGCTTATCTTTGCTGATAGGATGCCTAAATAAGCAGGAGAAGATAAGTTGCTGGGGAAGGGGGAGTTACCTCTTCGCCATGCgcctcaaaatggaaaggttATAAGGGGGAGGCtaatataaataagtacatatgtacatatgtacgtatgtacacatgtatgtgtatatgtatgtttgtgCGCGGGTTGGATCCCTATCGCGCGATGTGCTAACGGGCAAAACTCCCTTCTGTGCAATCCTATTCTTCACAGTCACTTGAGAGGTGtttttaaatttgaaaaaagagtTAACTATTTTCAGCTGCTACGCggaaacggaaaaaatataatgcgCAAGCAAAAAttcttttaaagaaaatttttttttttaactgttcGCCTGTGTGCTGGCGATAATTGCACCACCTCCTCATCGCTACATTTACATTAGTTATGCAGCAGGAAAAACGAACAATTGAAAATAGTTTGCTGGTGGACTTGGATACCCtggaaaaattgcaccacGCGGATGTATGTGTTGCATTTTGTATGTATGCCTTGAGTTGATTACTTcgaaaaattgtttttcctGCACGGAATGTTACCTCTTTTTGATGCGTGAAATGTGCAGTTTGGGTTTTTCAAAAGGGTAAGTTGTGTAATTGTTAAGGGAAGAGTTAATAAGTGGGTACCAAATAAGTACGCGAAGAGGTGGATTATTTTGCCGAGTTGTTGCGCACATGTACAAGTATGAGCAGAATCACACTGCTACGGATGGAGCAGAACTTTTTGGAGAATCCCCCATTTTATCATAATTAACCGTGCGTATAgcctttaaattttcttctttgcaattttgacCCATTTTACACCACCATCTTCGAAAGGATCGGAGGCGGCACAGCAAAGAACGCGATGTGTGTGCGGTAAGGCGTCAATCCACAAGCATATACAATGTTCTCAGTTGCAAATCCctttaaagggaaaaatgtaacGATTTTGTTATACTGACTTTGTAAATGTGGTGGAAGTTGTTCTGCGTTTTCCATTACCACATCGTTATGTTAATGTGGTGGTAGTGAACTGAATTATGTGTGTTGCTTTAAGTGAAACATTCTCCCCCAAGGGGGCAAAGACTTCATGTAGAATTCTGATGTATTTCAAATTGAACAAAaagttttttcaaaaaagaaaaaaaaacgagttAACAAACACTGGAATGACAAACAGATAGCATTTTGGTaggataaaaatgaattaacGAATTATTGTTTgtggaaggtgtaaaaattAAACCACTTGGGGATGTCCCCAATGGACAGACAAAAGTGGAAATTAAAAtggacttcctttttttttttttacgcatcACCATTATGAGAAGTAAATTGGCGAATGcgtaaaggggggaagaatacCAACGTTTTAATTCCCTCTAGGGGGATCACACCCACGTATGCATACCAAGCCAAGGGGAATACCCCCTACTGGACATTTAAATCGTACGTAAAACTTGATACATCTAAGTTTAATATATTAACGAAAGTGTCCTGCCCAAAGAAGTGTTTCAAGTTTGGAAAAGTTCTTCCTCTGTCTCCATTAACGAACTCTTTTATATACATCCCTGACTGGGccaataaatataataaagaaaaatgttcatgaATGAAAACGAGATTGAattcaaaaattttcctttcccgtTTTAGTAGACTCCTTCTGTGGAGTACCCTTATTGGAGTTTTTTGTATTACGTTAATTACACAACTGTCGTTTTTATCATAATTTAAAACGTcttgatttattttttgtattttttctttagtcATTGGGGAGGAGTGGTATATAATGCATTTATAGgcctttttcctctcttcACCGtacttcataattttttttatcaaggTATAATTTGTGCTAAAGGAAATGTTGCTGAATTTTACGTCCACAAGGTTGTTGATATTATAGTCTTGATTGGCATTCTGtgggatgtttttttttacgatgTCAAAATTGGCCATTCTGTTTGGGGGGACATATCCGTTAAGATGGTCACAACTTCCATTTTGGGAGTTTTCCTTAGCATCATTTGGGTTAATAGGatcttttttcccaattggATTATAATTTCCCAGTTCGTTCGCCCCGATGGATTCATCCAAGAGTAGCACTTCCAGCTCTTTATTGTAGTTACGCGAAATGTTCAAGCTGTGTATCTTCTGTTCCTCCACCGTTTTATCCTTTGTTTGTTCTGCAAGAACTTTATGGGATTCTAAATCGTACAAAGAAATTGtgtcttttttgtttatcaGTGCATAGCAGTCGTTAATTCTCTGCTGGGGGGAATTCTCCTCGTTCAATGTGGACACATGGTCTCTTACAGAATTGTCATCTGCACAGTTTCCTTGTTGAAGAAAGAGATTTATCTGATCTATTGTTTTAATTTCGGCGGAGTTACCACTAGCACTGTCAGTTAATTCCAACCTTTTTAAGTTACTAAAGAGGAGGTAAAAATTTAAGAAGGAGAATTTAGTTTCCTTCAGGACAAAGAGGAAGGGTCTCCCTATGTTCATCATTCGCACATCTTTGTCTTCCCTTCCGGACGCCATAAATACCTGACCAGCCGATTGGaacgtttttttaaaaatgtgataAATGCATTCCTCCACGGATAATGCACTTTGGGACTCATTATTTATGAACCACTTGGTTTGAGACATTTCTTTGTTATATTTATTGTAGTAGCCACAAACGCATAAGTTGTTAATCGATATGTACACGTCGAGGGTTGGAACTGGGGGGCAGAGTCTATTTCcctatttttcccttcatcaGATGGACTTGTggcattcgtttttttttctacctcttcagtttcttcctcatttttggcAAAGTCGTCATTATCATCACTATCGTCATTTTCGTCATCCTTGTCAACCTCGTCATTGTGCAATATTGCATTTTCTTTATCCCCACCGCTctcatttattattttcctttttttattgtagaGGAGATATTTTTGACGGTTACTTTTAAGCGCTTTTTCGGACGACTGACTTATTTTTACCGTTTTGTGTTCACCTGTATTAGCattaaaaattaacacaGCTTGTTTGTACAAATTGATGACGAATTCAGTTTGGGCTACACTTAGGGACACACTATCACATATTTTACGGTAAAAtgttatgtaaaaataaatcaaaaaatatgcaaacgTCTTTTGGATTTGTTTATTTGAAATATTAttgcttcctcttttggGAGGTATtaaaatgtacttttttataCGTTCAAAATTATTGTGAAATGTGTCATGGGTAACATTTTCCGCTTCGCAGGAAATTTGCTTCGTTTTGTGTAagtagaggaagaaaaaaactatatCAATATTGTTCAGAAGGTgaagtacattttttatgctaTTAAATacactgttcatatttttttcctcttctgcgCTGATagggaaattttcctttaacaCTTCCTGATGGAAACAACTATTTTTATTGTAGAGAAGTATCAAATCGATATTGTGTAGCCCgttgcacattttgcataGGTATAAATTCGTGTACACCTTCttatacacattttgcaGGTCTCCTTCTTTCGTCTTTTTAAGCTGATCCGCTATATATTTTGAGAaccattttttatcattGTCTAAAAAGATGTTACTCTTTTGGTTTGCTTTCACGTCTGGTGTGCCATGGTTAAAGTCGTTTAAAAAATATCCGTCGAAAAATAGGTACGCATGATCGCTTAGCGATTCTCCAGATATGGAACAGCGATAgcatatattttccattattttgttttgcgCAATGGAGTGGATTAACAGGTCGAGGCGTGAACAATTTGGCGTATTGTGCGTACcggggaaaatttttaagaatGATTGCACGAGTTAGATGTTGTCATAAATGGGCACGCAGGTGTATACAAGCATACATACACTCCTGCCTACGCACCTGCATCTACACTTATCTAAAATtttgttcgttcatttttgcgAGGTGAGACAACTGCTGCGCAAGAATTTCACGGTCAAAGTGGTCAGAGGTGTTCGGCAGAACCTTTCTTTGTCAAAACAGCTTCtacatattttaataatgttAACCCATTCGTCGCTTTTAAGCGGCTATTTTTAAAGCATCGccagcgaaaaaaaaggaagcgcaAATTGTTTTATGCGTCACGTATATATggatatacatttatatgtagGTCATTTTGTGAACAGAAACTGATCCTATGGGGAGGAATGCAACTTCTCTCAAAAACGATAAAAGGACGAACTTGTTACTTTCTATCCGTACAACCTGAATgcgataaaaaaagggaaaacatgAAATAGTAAGGCAATAAAATAAATCATATTCAGGGTTCAGAAGAGAGCGGTATTGCgaaattttatttgtaaATTTAAGTGTACAACACAAGTGTAGTTATgtattttcttaattttctGTATGTTCTATTAcatatatcttttttttttttttttttttttcattttatttttatttatcttGATTTTCCCGCGAATTATGCTTAACTTCTTGATTCCTTATAATTcggattatatttttttgttttactttttcacatgtgtacatatataacgtATGGTTTCCCATCAATACAGTTGCGCAtttgaatacatatatgtgaataaataTCTGTACACATGTAGTAGCGTTTCAAAAATTTCTTCAGATCATGTTTAAGGTACATTTCTGATTATATGTTTTGACGTTAAAAACGcgtagaaaattttttattgatACATCTAATTTGTGTACTATGCGACtcttacttttattttaatcCCCAAAAGAAAGGTGtacagttctttttttttttttaaaacatgcCTTGGTGTTCATAACAAAATTTCGTGCCTGTAGAAAGGAGCCTAcatttatacacatatgtaaaatatacgtatcttcttctttatctattttgttaaagcggaaaaaataagCTTAACATTCTGCTAAAGAGAAGAGTAGCTAGAAAAAAATCACCCATCGGAATTTGTGTGCGACCATACAAAATACACGGTGGAGGCGCATACATAATCATGCATCCCCGcagttgcaaaaaatttcatgTAAATTTTCGTCATAATGATACGGAATAATGAATTGAATTGCAACCACTttgatttattttcttatgAAGATCCTGAATTATgcgaggaggaagacttgTTTGAGTCTAACCGGGCACCGTGGTTTTATCACCTGACAcactgtaaaaaaaaaaaaaaaaaaaaaaagatagatGAAATTAACCaaaatttgaacaaaaaaaaaatgtgtatgatGTGCATGTAAATCGAAATAATGTGTACATAGATGCATAGGTAAATAACCCCGTGCAGAACAAGAAATGTCTTTGTTGTAAGAATGCGTTATGTATCATTTGTTAAGTATGAGAAGCGGGAACAGCAGCGCCATTTTCTCGTGTTGACACGTGTATTAGAGCTTGGCAAAATGAGTgaacttttttccccttttaattttttttccatttcccaTATTTTTCTGGTACCACCTTCTACAGTGCTAGAATTAAGAAAGGATGActtcaaaaatataaaaagcatcgtggaaaatgagaaaaagaggggaatCGAGTACAATCATATATTAGACATCATAGACTACCAAACGTATAGTGACATTAtgcgaaaaataaattccaaCATGAAAAATGCCTTATCTGTTTACTTATTTTcatgcaaatattttttaagtaaataCTCCGAAAATACGGAATCCAACGGGCATGTGCGTTTTGTGTTTGTGTTTGGGAACATCACGGCAGATTTGGTAAGAAAAATAGGGAAGCAGATAATTGAACGGATAAACAATCCTCTTCGCCGTTTTGACCAGCATTTATGGAGTTACTTTTTCACGtatgacttttttttctacaggATTCCGTTTGTTCGTCCATCAtatacagtttttttttgcacatatgGTATTCCttaaaaagcaaaattgcCAAAGAGAAGAATTCAGATGtgctgaaattttttatccccgTGATTAATATTAAGAGGAGTGACATGAAGCTTAAAATTTTGGTAAAATAAGGCGTAGATCATACGTAGACGCGTGGAATTATATTTCGGCGTGCACATTTCTACGTTGAAAAttatgacttttttttttatcttattTTAATGGGTGCAATTTTGGAAGAGCAGAGTAACTAGCAATAAtgtaatcctttttttttagatcAATTGGTGGCTAGAAAAATGTGAGATAAACAACCCGGAGGAAATCCTGGTTTTTAATGATGACAAGAATTTGTTAGAAGTAAGACGTATAGCAGAATGGGGCAGTGCGTGAAgggtgtttctttttctttgccACCTTATTAAGACATTATCTCCCTATATGGTTATTTAGTTGTACCTCTTCAGTTACGTGCAAATTTGgacctctttcttcttcgcaGGTTCTAAAAAACGACAACAAGTACGATATATGCTTCGTTGACTTTAATGACTTCGAGCCGAATAACATATAGTAAGTTCCGTGGGGGCAATTTCCCTTTGTTTAATTTATCACTTGGTAGTGTGTGCAGGAGACCTGAGAAGATGTGGCTAAATAGCAGCTTCTATAGGCacatgaaaaatgtgcataaatcCATTTGGAAGTGCACCATTGGCGAGGAATTTATACGctattccccttttcagcAACATTAACAACGTGAAATCCATAATTGATCACCATATGCTTAAGGAAGAggcgaaaaataaaagaataacaAAATCGGTTTACCCCATTTATGTGTGCAGCTGCATGGTTATCATAGCCTATTTGGTAAGTTGAAAAGACACAAAGAATGGGCATATAAACGgaacaaattgaaggaacCATGTTTACTCATGCCGaaaattttctcttatttCAGTATAAGCACTCGAGCGAATTCCTTGGGATACCTTtcataaacaaaaatatgatgTGGCTGATATATGGGACTTTACTAAGGGGTTAGttagaaaaattgaaaaatgtgaCTTAGTTTTCTCGTGAATTGGGTTTTATGCGGATCATCCTTTTAGAGCTATTTCGCACATGTTCAGATCGCGAAGGagtgtatatttatgtttgtacaaatgaatataaatgtgcatccttttttttttttttttgcccccttgCAGATTCtaacaattttgcaaaaggcGATTTTGGAAAACGATGGATACAACCGTAATTCATAAGAAAAGTGAAATGAGCAATACAAATGAGCTTTGcaaattttaatttgttgTAGCCTCATTTGACAAATGG
It includes:
- a CDS encoding Proteasome subunit, producing MEGFEEIENAYKEIEEEIIKTVEGLCGGNYLQIKDEVIMPHMSESLINKIIMLNRHINDNSNEEEFEKKVTNEKVMQINDKLIYLVCDYYINKKEIDNLINFTSSNENYFNVLPQAKTAKLIRNIVEKISKKIKNVSTLYIIFKKYMNWAYEKKRNFLRCRIEVKIIILFILKQKYKTALSLIERLLKEVKKVDDKTLLLELYIVETKIYMLLKNSTKMKASLTFAKNIANTINTAIYINSEIDLLSGILFIYEKDYRSAYIYLYECYETLYTYIYNSHNNTLDFLSKKNNDFYAVIIHNIINTSTISSQNKTKSISQISPFLLSFYTFYEYYDSSNSILNLDEANICSGNPSLIYSDVICSISSSYQQLEEEKVYCITNPIELNYEMVKNLTFDNYGNLIEAKSSTNIVDNSVFTFPEGTSVSGNFGMNLNIENLKIIVPLKYMLLCKILEENNRKDINNILCEQNKLNYIPNKEIQILLEISKCYENRSLDIFENVIKVNIFLINVDKVIYNYLKELYELLLEKNILKIIEAYSCIDLHYIGQKLNLDLDKIISKLSEMILDKKLNATLDQNVGILILYEDMPETKTYQNVLEIINNLTESVDILYEKAQLTV